Proteins encoded within one genomic window of Kibdelosporangium phytohabitans:
- a CDS encoding P1 family peptidase: protein MTLTTPSGKPRIRSLGVDLPGRPGPYNAITDVAGVSVGYTTLVSGDSVRTGVTAILPRPHETVAHPCAAGWYSLNGNGEMTGTTWLTESGALSLPVMITNTHAVGPCHRGVIDWVAENKPDGAHAWLLPVVAETWDGYLNDIYAPAVQPEHAKAAIEAAASGPVEEGSVGGGTGMNCYGFKGGSGTASRVVSYGPHEYAVGAFVQANFGSRQELTVNGNPVGAHLADDNPLEDWVVAQAGAGSVIVVLATDAPLLPGQCTALARRIPLGLTRTGTSGSHFSGDIFLAFSTANEGALTSGFSHGPGEFENLRFVPWGHMDSFYEAVVHAVEEAVLNALCANETMVGREGHRTPNLPRERLVELLRG, encoded by the coding sequence ATGACACTGACAACGCCATCAGGCAAGCCCCGCATCCGTTCCCTGGGCGTCGACCTGCCCGGCCGCCCCGGGCCGTACAACGCGATCACCGACGTCGCCGGGGTCTCGGTCGGGTACACCACGCTCGTGTCCGGCGATTCCGTGCGCACCGGCGTGACGGCGATCCTGCCGCGTCCACACGAGACGGTCGCGCACCCGTGCGCCGCGGGCTGGTACTCGTTGAACGGCAACGGCGAGATGACCGGGACGACGTGGCTCACCGAATCAGGCGCGCTGAGCCTGCCGGTCATGATCACCAACACGCACGCGGTCGGGCCGTGCCACCGGGGCGTGATCGACTGGGTCGCCGAGAACAAGCCGGACGGTGCCCACGCGTGGCTGCTGCCGGTGGTCGCCGAGACCTGGGACGGCTACCTCAACGACATCTACGCCCCGGCCGTGCAGCCGGAGCACGCGAAGGCCGCGATCGAAGCCGCGGCGAGCGGCCCCGTCGAAGAGGGATCGGTCGGCGGCGGAACGGGAATGAACTGCTACGGCTTCAAAGGCGGCAGCGGCACCGCGTCACGGGTGGTGTCCTACGGGCCGCACGAGTACGCCGTGGGCGCGTTCGTCCAAGCCAACTTCGGCTCACGGCAAGAGCTGACGGTGAACGGGAACCCGGTCGGCGCACACCTCGCCGACGACAATCCGCTCGAGGACTGGGTGGTGGCGCAGGCGGGCGCCGGGTCCGTGATCGTGGTGCTGGCGACCGACGCCCCGCTGCTCCCCGGGCAGTGCACCGCGCTGGCCCGTCGCATCCCGCTCGGCCTCACCCGCACCGGCACCAGCGGATCCCATTTCTCCGGTGACATCTTCCTCGCCTTCTCCACAGCGAACGAAGGTGCGCTGACGAGCGGCTTCTCGCACGGGCCAGGCGAATTCGAGAACCTGCGGTTCGTGCCATGGGGCCACATGGACTCCTTCTACGAGGCCGTTGTCCATGCGGTCGAGGAGGCCGTGCTGAACGCGTTGTGCGCCAACGAAACCATGGTCGGGCGGGAAGGACACCGGACGCCGAACCTGCCGCGTGAGCGACTCGTGGAACTGCTCCGCGGCTGA
- a CDS encoding AraC family transcriptional regulator: MPESRHMPQAPTHTRKLEPSAIIDAHRHDDHQIVYAGSGVLAVTTDAGTWFAPGTQAIWVPAGTVHEHRAHGHVDLHVLGLPAYTNPLSLLKPAVLAVSPLLRELIVAYTSEPRTDNPERRRLRAVLLDQLKASPQRAVQLPAPRDPRLVELCALLQDDPADARTLAELGATVGAGERTLSRLFQSDLGMTFPQWRTQLRLYHALRMLADDVPVTAVAHRCGWSSASAFIDVFRRSFGHTPGALHRSQA; this comes from the coding sequence ATGCCGGAATCCCGCCACATGCCCCAGGCGCCGACGCACACGCGCAAGCTCGAGCCGTCGGCGATCATCGACGCGCACCGGCACGACGACCACCAGATCGTCTACGCGGGCTCGGGCGTCCTCGCGGTGACGACGGACGCGGGCACCTGGTTCGCCCCCGGCACACAGGCGATCTGGGTGCCGGCCGGGACCGTGCACGAACACCGCGCGCACGGCCACGTGGACCTGCACGTCCTCGGCCTGCCCGCGTACACCAACCCGCTGAGCCTGCTCAAGCCCGCAGTGCTCGCGGTCAGCCCGCTGCTGCGGGAGCTGATCGTGGCGTACACGAGCGAGCCGCGCACGGACAATCCCGAACGGCGGCGGCTGCGTGCCGTGCTGCTGGACCAGCTCAAGGCGTCGCCTCAGCGTGCCGTGCAGCTCCCGGCGCCACGCGATCCCCGGCTGGTGGAGCTCTGCGCGTTGCTGCAGGACGACCCGGCCGACGCGCGCACGCTGGCCGAGCTGGGCGCGACCGTCGGCGCGGGCGAGCGGACGCTGAGCCGGCTGTTCCAATCCGACCTCGGCATGACGTTCCCGCAATGGCGCACCCAGCTGCGGCTGTACCACGCGTTGCGGATGCTGGCCGACGACGTGCCCGTGACCGCGGTGGCCCACAGGTGCGGGTGGTCGTCGGCGAGCGCGTTCATCGACGTCTTCCGGCGCTCGTTCGGGCACACGCCAGGCGCTTTGCACCGATCGCAGGCGTAG